From the Lycorma delicatula isolate Av1 chromosome 4, ASM4794821v1, whole genome shotgun sequence genome, the window taaaaagtagataatatttatatgtacctgtagaaaaattttacctatttcaaattaaaatacagtaacttTAGTGTTGTCGTGTTTTTCTTCAATGATAAATACTATCATTCAAATCCTACTATAAGTGGAAGTGAGTCTTATTATAGTCTGGAAGTCTTTAGGGTAACTGTAGGTAtgcaaattttatatagttaagaccaaattttatatagttaagaAAAATGCATCCCACATCATTAAGAAAGATATTAaggttttatattataactaagGATGCATTACTAAAAGTCATTAATAACTGCATTAAAGATCATTAAAGatgcaaaaattaattgtaattgatgGGTGGCAGACACAATAAAACTTGATAACATTTAAACTATAGTAACATGACTAGGGCTTTTAAAAGCAGTAGAAAAGAGGTGCAATGaagattttttctcttattaataatatacttcttATTCcatcaaaagattttatattaaagaaggtttaagaaaataattatcaccTGCGAAAATTACCCCAATAATTGTTAGCACGATTTCCAGGTGGTACTTGATTGTTAAGTGTGCCAGTGGGGGAAGGTACAAATGATCCAATAGGACTAGAATGATGAAAAGGCTGGAATTcaagttttaaattgttactgtACAGTGGATAAAAATAATGAGGTGGCGGTGGAGGGGAAGGAGGAGGAAGCAATGAAATCAAAGCAGGCTGTGTTGCTGTTGGTGGTGATGTACTAATCAATCGGTTTCTGTGTTGAGAAGTATATCGACCAAGATTTGAGTGATAATTATTATGATGATCTCCTGCTGCAGCTGTGTCATTGTTATCTATTGAATTTGCTCCACCTCCAGAATGACGTGACTGAGTCTGACTATGCTGCTGCTGCAACTAATCAAAGagaccaaatatatatatatatatatatatatatatatatatatatatatatatatatgtataaaaaacacagaaaattacagtagtttaataaaaagaaggttCATGGACTTTTTATCatcttataaaataactttttgttcaaattatttttttgtaatgttgtaTACAGACTGAAGCCtgcatgaaattcatttttttaaattttttttggttactggaaacaatacagtttttatttactggTCTAAAAGACTGAAcctgtgttttttgttaaattttgaataaccatAACATCACATGATCACATAATAATTAAGAAGAAGCGACTTAAAACTGTTCCAACTCATTTTGAATCTTTTGCATATTTACACACTAGGTCAGAAGTTTTTGCCATGTAAAAGGTGGGGTCTATTTCCACTACACATATTGGGTTACATGAGCCATACTAGATCTCACTGTgtgttacatattaattataataatataatatacatttgaaatGTACACTagtcaatttaattatataaattgtgttaattttaacacattaaattttaagtacaatttaaGTCTTCTATAGacttaattcctttatttacaaacatatgtAAAATCTGTAGTGCTTTCATACTAAATTATCTCATTTACTGAATGCATTGTCACATACCTTCAATTTCTTCTACCATTGTGAAAGTTATTAGAACCACAGATCACCTTTCTCTGTGTAGTTAACTACTTTAAAGGGTTAAAAGGATTcattcaaaaattgattttgttagttacttttaactataaacatttttaactaaatgaGTTATCAGATGTACCGAAATGAAATGGTATTTAATAACATACTTCCATCATGCTTGTAGAATAATGtatgttataaaaaagaagagtgaatttttcataaactttcaaatgcgtaaatattttcttaaagaataataaaaattcttaaaaagtagtttcaaataaaattatttgtttccaatatagtaagaaaattaacaatacatattttactaAGCATGggaaaataataccaaaaaaaaacaaactttgtgTCACTTCTTCTGAAGCAAACTAACCCTTCTAATAGtttgaaaatacaaatgtattacaaaaatatgtttatgaaattacagttaatttttctattgatGACAATCGCATAGGAAAAAACATAACAatgatttgcaaaaaattatatttaggtaaGGTTGACAACagcttaatgaaaataattctacCAGACCAAGGGAAATCCATAAAGGTATGGCTCTAAATTTGCCTCTTACATTACAATAACCACTCACTTCAAAGTTGTTAAATATTGGTCATTAGAATGCATGAAAAGTATGTACATCCGTAAAGATAATGTTACTCTTATGACAAGGCTGTTACAAGGGGTAGagttacaaaatcaataaaaaactggaatataGGCTCCTTGGATTAAATAACAGATGTATTGAATtagtggaaataataataaatgcagtcAGTATGGAGTAAATACTGTCCGATTCATGAATTACTGGTTGTCTGATATACTGACTGTCATAAGAATATTATTAGAAAGAATCATCAAACagggtaaataattttaaatatgctcCGAAATGTGAATTATACTCAGATTCCATGATTCTCTCTGACCAAGACTTGTTACTTTCAGGAAAATGCTAGGGAAGTTGATTTCATTATCTGAATATCTAAtgaacacaaaaacatttttaggaCTCAAATCATCCTTATACTAATAATAACTAAGAGCTTTAACACCCATTTTTCAACAGTTGGAAacactgtttgttttttatattcaccATCAGAGTAACTCACACTAGATGGTTCAAAACccatgcaaacaaaaaataaataaataaatcaacaaacaagaataaattcaaataaataaagaataacattttgTAACTGAAAACCTGAACACACaggcaaaaaaatattactttttacatataAGTTTGTCACAATTACTGTAGGTTTTCTTCAAACAAACTGAGGTTATTTGTAAATGACTCTGGGCCCAGAAATTCCTTAACAACCTAAATTCATCAAAGTAAGATAATTGGTTAAAGATGAAGTAAAggatatatgttttatattttttcttatcttatgaaataggtttttaatattaatttgtcaaGATAAATTTTATCACTGTTCAAAAGTATGTGAACTGGCAACTATGTTTGAATTTGTCTTCAAATAAAACATCCAAAAATTCCTTTATGGCCAAcagaattactattatttatccatatttaaagctAGATAGTTACAATCCAATCAGTGAATAATCTTTTTACtgctaataaagaatttttaagtctctttaaataaatgcatgTGTTAATGAATATGTCAAACTTACAGCATGGAGAGTCTCTCTGAGAGATGTCAGTTCACACTGTTGATTCCATATCAACTGAAAGCATTGGTTTAATGATCCAAACATTAGCTGATGTTGCTGAGTACCtaggaaattatttaaaccgGTTGCTGGATTacctgaaatacaaaaaaaatgttactaaaattttaaagaaataaatactgaaaCTGCCAGAAACACACATACATGAAAATTTACAATGAACCCAAGAAGCTAATATGCAATGATATCCAAAGATTACCTTGAAACTGAACAATCAAGCAATATTTCAtttctaacaatttctttttgtaagtGAATTAAAGAGTTATTTCTAGTTTTCAGTGTATGGATAACGTTATTAAAAGTGTTCATTGTTAAGTTTTGGAGGCAGGGTGGAACTGAAGGTCATTAAAATTAGAAGATTGTATTTGAAATGCATGTAAATGcataaaattgtatgattttcatttaagttgcccaaaaaaattcaagtgggaagtgttTTTACTAGATTATAATgcatactaataattatattgtatctAATTTTCTATCATTCTGGTGTTAATATAAGCTATATTTTCAATGCAAAAattgactattaaaaaataaaattaattattttttaaaaaagaaaaaatatactgcaTATGATCATGCAGCTTAGATACACAATTGTATTGTACAAACACATACCAGGAAAAAAGAGAATCAGAATAAAATCTTACATATCAAGCTAGAAGTTGTTTGAAAAAAGAGAATCAGAATAAAATCTTACATATCAATGAATTTCATGCAGGCTTCAGTCTGTAtacaacattacaaaaaaataatttgaacaaaaagttattttataagatGATAAAAAGTCCATGAaccttcattactttcattttgttcttgtttattttcatgtggtagttcttgtgtaggacttcatccatgccgttcattgtttcttctaaatcttttttactctcgttAGAATTactgtcatcagcaaatcgtagcatctttaacttttcaccttgcactattACTCCAGATctatattgttctttaacatcattaactgttagttctacgtaaagattaaaaagtaacgggggtaggcaacatccttgtcagactcccttttttactacggcttctttctcatactcttcgattattactattgcagtttggttcctgtaaatgttagcaattgtttttctatctctatatttgaaccctaattcttttaaaattccgaatattttattcctgtctagattatcaaatgccttttcaaagtctataaacgccatgttggtttgcttttctttaatcttccttttactttAATATGAGCGCTAAAATTACTTCTCTTGTCTCtatttttttcctgaaaccaaattggttttctcctaatatttctttcactctcctttcaattcttctgtacagattggtcttcttctaatatttctttcactctcctttcaattcttctgtacagaattctagttaagatttttgatgcatgagtagttaactaattgttctttattcttcacatttatctgcccctgttttctttgatatcatgtcATTAAACTCTTTTTGAAGCCTAaaggaacttccccttttttgtaaattttacacaccagtttgtataatctatttatcatttcctcacctgcactgtgcagtaattctgcaggtattccattTATGCCAGaagcctttctgtcattcaaatcttttaatgctctattaaattcagatctcagtattgtatctcccttttcatcctctgcaacttcctcttcctcctctataacaccagtttctaattcatttcctctatataagtcttcaatatattc encodes:
- the LOC142324288 gene encoding uncharacterized protein LOC142324288 — encoded protein: MFGSLNQCFQLIWNQQCELTSLRETLHALQQQHSQTQSRHSGGGANSIDNNDTAAAGDHHNNYHSNLGRYTSQHRNRLISTSPPTATQPALISLLPPPSPPPPPHYFYPLYSNNLKLEFQPFHHSSPIGSFVPSPTGTLNNQVPPGNRANNYWGNFRSYSRQNLLSARSKCNEGRDSSGTFTGDTSISTGIDRYREASGGSNSSRLARETQVRTGGGNATSTAGVTCSSSMPQHSQQQQSQQQSQSNMTLDDMMMHNLANHKEKLNTYQNHPQSFLSSTSLNNNRLLSSSTLPPLTDQQRPPAVGCS